Genomic segment of Oncorhynchus tshawytscha isolate Ot180627B linkage group LG13, Otsh_v2.0, whole genome shotgun sequence:
CCGCTACTCTTTCGGCATCGGATTCACTGTGTCTCCGGCACTTGAGCTCGCCATCACCCACATAGCGAGTGGTCACGGCGGGGGCAGTCAGGGCGCAGGCGAGCCCCCACAGGGCCAGGACCAGCGCCGCCTTCCCCTTGCGCCCCAGCCGGTTCCACATTTGCGGGTATAACACCTGGAGATAGCGCTGGACACCGAGTAGAGTGACCGTTAGCACGTTCGCGTACAGGCTGAGGTAGAGCAGGAAGGTGGCTAGCTTGCAGGTGGCACTGCCCAGAGTCCAGCCGTGCAGGAGAGAATAAATCCACATGGGCACAGTGGCCAGGCATAAGATGTCGGAGGACGCCAGGTTCAGTATGAGGCACAGGGTAAAGTTGGGGCGTCGGGACGAGCCGCGCAGAATGAACACCAGGACAGCTATGTTACCAGGGAGGCCCAACGCACAGCACAACCCCAGGACGATGCTCGAAATCAGGCGGCCCGAATCCGGGGAGGTGTGGTCCAAGCTGGAGGTGTTGGAGGAGTTGAGGTTGTCCATAGTCGGTGAAAGATAATTGTTCTAATAGCTATCTGGAAGACATACTTTAGACATCTAATTCTATGTCTCTCGTTTTTGAAATCCTCGCAAGTGTCTCTTCTCTTGATCTCTTGTCATGGTGATATGAAACGCGACAGGGGTTAACTGCTTCTGGCCAGCTTCCTCCGAATGAGCTGTGGGTGTGTGGTTAACAGATACTTTCCATTTTGTCATTCAGGCTGTAGCGAACCCGATTCTCACAAATAGACACGACAGAGAAGATTGTTTCAAGCTATAGGCAAAACATCGAACGCAGCTTGTAGATGTAAAGGGCCGGCCACACAGATCTTTAAATATGTTTTGCCCCCCATTAAATGATTCTTAATATTAATGATTTTAACTTTTTTTACAGAGATTAATGCGTAATGGATTTAATCCATCTCGGTGTTGCTGGTGCTTAAAGGAACAGCTTTTTCTTACCTGTCCGTGAATTTATGTCCATACTTCAATGCTGCCAGCTAGTGACATGAATAGAAAAACTACATTTCAAACATAATTGCACTTTTAATTTCCTCACTGCCACAGATTCTAGCATACATTTACCATGATTGCCATCTTATGTTATCCCAATATGGGAAACTATTGACAACTGGACATTTGTATGATTAACATTTGTGTACACACACTTACATTcttgtagtttaaaaaaaaaaattatattatcactgcattgttggaaaagagATCAAAGTAAAAATTTCACTAatgttttacacctgttgtatcctgtgcacATGGCTAATAAACTCTGAAACTTGAGGGGGAAGTGACTATCAGTTCTCATATGTAGCCTACCATATTCTCCCTTCATCGACCTTTTCTTATTCTATCACCCTATTTTCTCTCTTATTTCATAAGGACTTAGTTTCACTGTCCAACTATTATCTTTTGTCAATTAAAACCTCAATATTCTATCGTAACAGTTCTCCGTCACCATCTCAAACAGCGAGTCCATTGTTTCCAACCAGAATCCCCAATCCTTATCAAGTCTAAGTGAGTCTGTATGATCTCGAGTTGATCCTCTGGTGACTATACAATGTGGACGGGTGGGTCTGTCAATTCCAGTCGCGGTCCATCGAGACCCATCTATTCGGATGCTATGGAGTGTGCAGAATCGTTCTGCTAACAGTGCAGAAGACGGAAAAGAGAAAATGACTCTTGTGGATGTCAGTCAATCGATCGTCGCATCATGCCTCTGCTATCGTCGCGGTAACAGCAACCAGGAGGCCGAGTTGCTCCCGAGACTCCTGAAAGTCGGCCAGCTCAGTACCCCGGGAGAGGAAGCTGGGGGCGATGCGGCGGGGGTCCAGGGCGCTGGCACCACGCTGCAGCTCCAACAGCCACGGGCCACGGGCCCGTGTGCACCgggaggaggagactaggggaCCTCGCTGTGGAAGAGAATAAAATAATGTTAGAGGGAAGGACCTGCCAATAATGAGAGACTGTTGGGTACAAGCATAGTGAGGCATAAAAATAGATTATTTAGTGATAGATAATGATAGATATTGTGAGGCAGAGATCTGGGCACAGTGAGAGAAATAGAACTGACTGACGGGCAGAAAGACAAAGGGTTGAATATCCACATACAAATCACTTGTGTAGCCAGACAACATGGCGtttactattatactactaccaAATTTAAAACACTTGCCCCCCAATCCCCCTTCCCtgatacatgtgtaaatattgtactaTACATTTTGCCTTCCCGtattatacaaatatatatatatatttcattctactgagccatttacgtTATGTTCATATTGGTATATTTTAtaattgttgttgcattgtcgagaaggaacctgcaagtaagcatttcattggaaagtgtacaccatgtgtatcctgtacataccactaataaAACTTGATAGCAGAAACAGAGGCATGGACCGAGTCAGATCGAGACAGACTTCGATAAGAGCAGACAGAGATCCGGAGAGTGAGAGATACGGGACAAACCACAGATAAATGGACCAGAAACATCAAGATTAGATTTACTCACAGTTGGGGGGAGGGGCCTGACTCTGCAGAAAGCCCTGGGGACCCAGGGACTGGCTGAATATCTGTGGGAAGGGCGGGGTCAGTTTACTGGGGCTTGATACAAGCTGGACCGAACTGCACAGGGGAGAAAGAAATGGTAAATTGTGATTTTCCTGGTTTAAAAATCAGCAGGATTGGTTCGGTGTAGGCTATCAAAATACTACAGTAGTGTGTGTTTAATGCGTGCATGTGGCCATGTCTCCGAGCCTGCCTGTATGCGAGTGTGTGACATTGTccgtgctggtgtgtgtgtgtttgaatacaTGTGGTATTGTATGGGAGTGTGTATGTGAGGTTGACACTCACCAAGGCGTAGCAGGGTAGTGGGCATTGATGTAGGAGGCTAGCACGTCTTCCCTACAATCAAGGCCATGCAGCGGGGTGGGCGGCTACATCCCTGGTCTCAGCTGGCTGGAGATGGGACCGCAACGTTACAGCAACGCACATTACCATCAGCAACGTTTCCACACACCTTCAGAACCATTGAATACATCTGCAACAATGTTAATTCAACCTTTGAATAACGCTGACAAAAATCACTTATCTGATACACATCCGGAGTGGTATTGGCGTTTTGCATTTAAAACTCTAAACCCTATGTGTTGGAA
This window contains:
- the LOC112264706 gene encoding leukotriene B4 receptor 1-like; its protein translation is MDNLNSSNTSSLDHTSPDSGRLISSIVLGLCCALGLPGNIAVLVFILRGSSRRPNFTLCLILNLASSDILCLATVPMWIYSLLHGWTLGSATCKLATFLLYLSLYANVLTVTLLGVQRYLQVLYPQMWNRLGRKGKAALVLALWGLACALTAPAVTTRYVGDGELKCRRHSESDAERVAVLILETFLGFVVPFFVLVTSYCCLHRRLTRLVTSVLVAFFVLWVPVHIVNMVDIAGMVLRASRPEASAVLLRHRSAAARVVRSFTFVNSCLDPFLYAFASRRNWN